One Natronomonas gomsonensis genomic window, GAATGTATCCCCGAGCGATGAGCGTTCCCACGTCGTTGTACACCTGTGTGAGCGACTCGCGGGAGGCCTTGACGATGGCCTTCGTCGGTTCGGGCCACTCGGTGCACTCCGGCCACACCTCGTTGATTCGCTCGATGTCCGGGTCGTCGGTGTCTACGTCACAGTGTTCCAGCCCGGTTCCACCGGGACAGCCCCCCATCGCCGCGTTGACGTGATGCATCGTATGTCCCGATGGGAACTCGGTGTGGGGATGGTCCGGACAGAGGAGGTACTGATTCAGCGGGTCGCTGTGTTCTTCGTCGTCGTGGTCCCCACCGCCGTGGTGTCCGCCGACAGTCTCGTAGGCACACTCGTCGTGGTCGTCGCCGTGGCCGCCGTGGCCGCGTCCGTTTCCGTTGTCGTGTTCTCCGGCCGCCGTCCCGACGAGGGCGACGCCCGCGGCCGTCCCGCCGCTCAGACGCAACACCTGCCGCCTCGAAAGCCCGTCTTTGTGGTTCGGTGACATACGCCTCGTTTGTTACCAAGCGGGTGGATAACTCTTCAGTCGCATATCTGCAGTCGGGACGACGGAAGTGTGATTCTCGGTATCGAACCACGTTCCCCGGGCATGTCCGCCAGAAGCCCCTTTCGGTGAGAAAAGCACCGTGCCACCATGCGAGCCGTTACTCTCCGGGTATCCTCCGAACAGGGGTGGTTCGGGCCGTTCCATCGCGGCGTCGTCGAGTCACCGGACGTGTCGCTGCAGGCTCTGCACGAACTCCGGTTGCTCGACGACGGGTCGACGGTACTCCTCTACGAGTACGTCGGGAGCCGAGAGGCTGCCGAGCGACTGGCCGAGGAGTCCATTGACGGGGACGACGCGTGGCAGACCGGCCGCATCGACGGCAACGAGTGGATGTTCGCCCACGCCGAACCCAGCGGCCTCCTGCGGAGCCTTCTGGGTCTCCTCGGCACACGTCGAATCGCCGTCGACTGGCCCGTCACGTTCCGGAGCGACGAGACGGCAGAGGTGACGCTCATCGGCGACGACGAGGAACTGCGCCGGAGCCTCGGCGACGTTCCCGAGACCGTCTCGTTCAGTGTCGAACGAACCGGGGAGTACCGCTCGGAATCCGAGCGGTTGCTCGCAAGGTTGACCGACCGAGAGCGACACACCCTCGGCGTGGCCGTCGAGTTGGGATACTACCGGAACCCCCGTGGAGCGAACTACACGGACATCGCAGCAGCACTGGACTGCTCGACGGGTACCGTCGGGACACACCTGCGGAACGCCGAATCGAAGGTGATGCAGGCGCTCGCTGGCCGAGGGGAGTGTCGAGACACCGATTCGGCTCTCCCGGCATCCCGCTGACCCGGAAACTCTTTGCCGTGTCGCCGGCTAGCAGTCCTGTGAGTCTCTTTCGCGCCGTCCGTGCCGTCGCCGACGCCGAGGGCGAGGGACCGGTGGACTGGAGCGCCGTCGGGAACGCCGCCCGTGCAGCGACCGAACCGGGCGATTTGACCCTCTCAGAGGCCGAACATCAGGGGTACGCCGACGACGTGGCGGACGCCCGCGACGGCATCCGAGAGGCCGCCGGCGTCGACTTCGACCTCCCCTACAGCGTACAGGTCCAGAACCGCCACCACTGGATAGACGCCAACCTCGCCACGTTCGAGCGCCTGCTCGGCCCGCTCGAGGAACAGGCCTCGCTGGCGCCGTCGTTGGCACGCTCTGCGAACACGGGGTCGATGGCGCTGACGCTCGGGTTCCTCGCGAACAACGTCCTCGGACAGTACGACCCGCTGTTGCTCGGCGACGGCGACCACGAACTCTACTTCGTCCATCCGAACATCGAGTCGGTCGCGACGGTGCTGGACGTCGACCGCGACCGGTTCCGTCGGTGGATTGCCTTCCACGAGGTCGCCCACGCCGCGGAGTTCGGGGCCGCCCCGTGGCTCGCGCCGCATCTCGAAGACGCGATGGAAGAAACCGTCTCGAAACTCGCCACCGGCGAGTTCGACCGCGAGGCATTGGGCGAACTCAACGTCACCATGACCGCCGTCGAGGGGTACGCCGAACTCATCATGGACCGCGCCTTCGACCGCGAGTACGAGGACCTCAGGCGGAAACTCGACGACCGTCGACGGAACGTTGGCCCCGTTTCGGCGCTGATTCGTCGCCTGCTCGGCTTCGGAATGAAACGCGAACAGTACGAACGCGGGAAGGAATTCTTCGATGCCATCGCCGACGCGCGTGGCGTCGCCGGCGCCGCAGTCGTCTGGGAGGACCCCGCGAACCTCCCGACCGACGCGGAGTTGGACGACCCCGACGCGTGGCTCGCACGCGTCGCCTGACGAGCGGCGGCGACCGTCGCCCCCGCCGAACGAATAAGTACTCCGACGGCGTAGGTCGTGCTAACGATGAACACACTCGTGTGGCTCCTGCTCGGAGTCGCCGCGCTCATCACCGTC contains:
- a CDS encoding helix-turn-helix domain-containing protein is translated as MRAVTLRVSSEQGWFGPFHRGVVESPDVSLQALHELRLLDDGSTVLLYEYVGSREAAERLAEESIDGDDAWQTGRIDGNEWMFAHAEPSGLLRSLLGLLGTRRIAVDWPVTFRSDETAEVTLIGDDEELRRSLGDVPETVSFSVERTGEYRSESERLLARLTDRERHTLGVAVELGYYRNPRGANYTDIAAALDCSTGTVGTHLRNAESKVMQALAGRGECRDTDSALPASR
- a CDS encoding zinc-dependent metalloprotease, translating into MSLFRAVRAVADAEGEGPVDWSAVGNAARAATEPGDLTLSEAEHQGYADDVADARDGIREAAGVDFDLPYSVQVQNRHHWIDANLATFERLLGPLEEQASLAPSLARSANTGSMALTLGFLANNVLGQYDPLLLGDGDHELYFVHPNIESVATVLDVDRDRFRRWIAFHEVAHAAEFGAAPWLAPHLEDAMEETVSKLATGEFDREALGELNVTMTAVEGYAELIMDRAFDREYEDLRRKLDDRRRNVGPVSALIRRLLGFGMKREQYERGKEFFDAIADARGVAGAAVVWEDPANLPTDAELDDPDAWLARVA